In the Streptomyces sp. SJL17-4 genome, CGGCAGGCTCTGGGTGACCCACGAGAAGTCGGCCTGGTTCGCGCTCATGATGGAGAGCTGCTGCATGGCGTCGAAGAGCGCCTTGGGCCCGCGGCTGCGCGGGTTGTACAGCACCTGCGTCCACCCGTGCGGCACGACGGGCGTCACGTCGCGCCACGGCGTGGGACCGCCGTCGGTGGTCTCCCGCACCAGCAGATGCACGTTCTGCACACCCGGGTTCGGAGCGAAGAACCGCCAGCCGGGAATGGGCCAGCCGCCCGTGAACGTGCGCATGTCCTGGTTGTACGAGTCGGGGGTGTTCTGCAGCACGGTCGCGACCAGGTGCGCCGCGAGCGCCCCGACCGCGACGGTGGCCGCCCCGCCCTTGATCCGGTCAGTAAGCATCCATGAACCTTCTGATAGCGCCCTCGACCTGCTCCGCGTGCTGCCGGTATCCGATGATCGACCGGTGCGCCGAGCCGCGTACCACCTCGAACTTCGCCCCGAGCTTCTCGGCCAGCACCGCCTGCTGGTCGGCGTACTCGTCCGAGGCGACGACCAGGACCGAGTCGACCGCGCCGAGGCGTTCCACGGCGCCCTCGGTCCGGATCCGCCGGTATTCGCGGACCGAGTTGACGATGTTCCTCGGGGAGAACACGAACTGCACGTGGCTGTACTGGACGTCGGGCGTGTAGCCCGCCTGCCGCTCCACCGCGTTGGGCGCCCACTCGTAGATTCCGGTGAGCGCCGCCACGAGCGTGTAGACCTGTGCCTGGAGGAACCGGCCGAGCCGCCTGCGGTCCGTACGGTCCTCGTCCAGGAGCACCGGGTCGGTGCCGTCGACGACGATCAGCTTGTCGACGCGGCCGGCGAAGGCCGCCTCGCCCAGGTAGGAGGCGGCGCTCAGCGAGCCGATCGAGTGGGTGACCACCACGATCCGCCCCTCGGCACCCACCTCGTCGAGCACGGCGGCGAGCAGGTCGCCGTTGGCCGCGCGTGACGTCGTGAGGCCGTATCCGGAGCGGTGGTAGCGGATGACCGTGTGGTGCTCGGCCAGGCTCTCCGCGACCCACTCCCACGATTCGAAGGACTGGCCGAGGCCGCACTCCAGGACGATCACCGCGCGGGAGGGGGTCCCCTCCGCGGGGCGGTCCACCCGGTACTCGACCTCGCCGTCGCCGTGGCGGAGCCGCGCGGCGCCCTTGGGGCCGAGCCGCCGCTGCTCGGCGATCCGGCGCTTCTCGCGCGCGATCAGCGCGCTGGTGAGGACGGCGCCGCCCGCGATGCCGAACACGGCCTTCTCGAACGTCCGGGGCGCGCCTCGGGTGTCCAGGACGTAGCCGACGGCTCCGTGGGAGCCGAAGAACCCCCAGACGAAGCGCGGCAGTTCCATGGCCGTCGCCACGCCGACGTGGAAGGCCTTGACGGCCGTGAGCGCGTGGGAGGCCTGCTCGCGCGGCAGCAGGTAGATGAGCGGGAAGGCCGTCTCCCACACGACCGTGCCGACGGTCAGGGCCCGGCAGAGTCGCGGGTACTTGCGGAGGATCGCCGCGGCCGGCCCCCGGCCGTACGCCTCCGTCTGCAGGACTTCGAGCAGGGCGTCGCCCTGGACCCAGCTGCTGCCGAAGGCCTTGGAGATTCCGGAGACCGCATAGCTCAGCCCGGCCTGGAAGTTGACCGCGCGCAGGAAGAGATCGTCGGAGAGCCGTTGGTCCGGAATCAGTCCCGTGAGGGCCCGGTACTGCGTGATGACCGCCGTCATCTGGTCCGCGCCGTCCCGCCCGTACGGGGTGCGGATCTCGCTCAGCCGGTTGCATGTCCCGATGACCGTCGCGGCGGCGATCTGGGCCTTCCGGTTGCCGCGCGCGAGCGCCAGCCCCGCCGATGCGGCGAGGGTCACTCCCGCGAGCACTCGGGGAGTGCGCGGATGGTCGAGTACGCGGCCCATCCGGTGCCGCAAAGTACCCGGCGGATACTGCTGGGCCGATGTGCCTCTGAGATATCCGTCGTCTTCGAATTCCGCACGGAGAAAAAGGGTCTCCGCGGCCGCCAGAGCCTGCCCGACCGCTATCGGAAGGAATACGCGATCGGCCGCCGCCTGGGCACCTTTCGCATGCGAGGCGTGTCGCCCCCACCACTTCCATTTCACCGGATTGTTCGTCTCCCCCGTCGCATTTCTGGCGTCGCATGTCCGGCCGCCGTCGTGAGTCGTGCGCAGCCGCGCGCCGGAGAGGCCCGGTGGTGACGGGCCTCTCCGGCGGCAGCCTCAGTCCTGGGTCAGCAGACCAGGCAGATCGTGCTGCCCTGGATCACGAACTGGGCGACGGTCGGCGTGGCCGGGGTGGCCATGGCCGGGGTCTCGCAGTCCGCGTGGAAGCCCGGGGCCGCCGCGCTGAGAACGGAGTTCGCAAAGTCCTGCGCCGCCAGAGCCTCAGCGGAATTCGAGCTCGTAAGAGTCATTTCAGATCGCATTTTACTAACCTTTCGTCGGTGGTCAGGCGAGCGAATGGTCCAGGCATATCGAACGTTGCCACCCCCGTCGCCCGCTCTAGTGGACGCGCTGTACAACGTTGCAACTCGATGTCGCGGACCGACCTTATGCAGACCCCCAAGAAACCGTCAAGCGCAATTGACCGGCAACCGCTGCATATAACACAGGGGTTGGAAAGCATCAGAAGTAGCAGCTCTTTTCGGCCACCACTACGGATCCTTTATACGGGGCGACTCGGAAGATTGGGGGCGGTGATTTCGCCGGCCGCGAACGGCGTCCGAGGGGCCATCGCGCGGGGGCGCCCCGCCATCCGGGGGCCGGGCGCCGGAGCCTCGGGTGCCGGGACTCACGGAACTCGGCCCGTGCGGCATCCGGCCATTTCTCGACCCACAAGCCCCCTCGCCGTTCGGCATGTCGACCGTCCCGCCGCGGCCGTCCCCTCCCTTCTCCGCTCTCGCGCCTGCGCGCCCCGCGCAGCACACTGGACGCGCACGGTCCGGGGTCTGACAGGGCCTCAGGGACGGGATGGTCGGGCGGGCGCGGAGGGGGACGCACATGCGGGAGAGCCATCGGGTCG is a window encoding:
- a CDS encoding cypemycin family RiPP; the encoded protein is MTLTSSNSAEALAAQDFANSVLSAAAPGFHADCETPAMATPATPTVAQFVIQGSTICLVC
- a CDS encoding alpha/beta fold hydrolase, whose protein sequence is MGRVLDHPRTPRVLAGVTLAASAGLALARGNRKAQIAAATVIGTCNRLSEIRTPYGRDGADQMTAVITQYRALTGLIPDQRLSDDLFLRAVNFQAGLSYAVSGISKAFGSSWVQGDALLEVLQTEAYGRGPAAAILRKYPRLCRALTVGTVVWETAFPLIYLLPREQASHALTAVKAFHVGVATAMELPRFVWGFFGSHGAVGYVLDTRGAPRTFEKAVFGIAGGAVLTSALIAREKRRIAEQRRLGPKGAARLRHGDGEVEYRVDRPAEGTPSRAVIVLECGLGQSFESWEWVAESLAEHHTVIRYHRSGYGLTTSRAANGDLLAAVLDEVGAEGRIVVVTHSIGSLSAASYLGEAAFAGRVDKLIVVDGTDPVLLDEDRTDRRRLGRFLQAQVYTLVAALTGIYEWAPNAVERQAGYTPDVQYSHVQFVFSPRNIVNSVREYRRIRTEGAVERLGAVDSVLVVASDEYADQQAVLAEKLGAKFEVVRGSAHRSIIGYRQHAEQVEGAIRRFMDAY